In the genome of Oenanthe melanoleuca isolate GR-GAL-2019-014 chromosome 4A, OMel1.0, whole genome shotgun sequence, the window TTGTGGCACCCTGAAACCTGTGCAGGAATTTTGGTATCTAAAGCACAGAATGGGAGAGGAACCAAATTTCCTGTCATGCTTTAGACATGATTTATGCTGAGCTTTCCATGTATCTGCTTCAGTtcccaggggtgtcctggggccACCTTCCCCTAttccaggtttctccaagccctgtccagcctggccttggacacttccaggggcacaggggcagccacagcttctctgggcagctgtgccagggcctgcccactCTCACAGGAGAGAATCCCTTCCCAATatccctctggcagtgggaagccattccctgtgtcctacCACTCCAGactctctccatctttccctTGGGCACAGGAAGGCCACAATTGGGTCACCCCCAAGCCTTCCTCGAGCTCACCTTGTGAGATTGGATCTGGAATAGCCCTGTGCCTCTTGCCTGTGttcctgctcatcccaggggGTTTCATGGCCTGGCTTGGGCTGTTGTGTCCCCCACAGGGTGTTTGGAGCTGGCTATCCCGGGCTGCCCACCATGACTGTGGATGACTGGTACGAGCAGCGCCGCAAGCAGGGAATTGTGTCCACCCCTCAGAGGGTTCCAGGTATGGAACAGAGGTGGCAATGGGGCATTTGGGAAGCCTCTTGAGAGGGGTGGGTGagcagtgtcctggtttgaaggacaggtcCTGCCAATcaaggcagaagcttctctaagaaatggagaatgtaaaaccCTCCCTCCAagttattataattttgaaattaaggggctctcaggcaaagataggggaattaggaataacagttctttactaggaaaattaaaatagaaatacagtattacaaagaacaatgccaaaacactgccagagtcagaatccaagctgacacccgtcagtcagtcagggtgttggcacagtcccattcaatggtggctgcatcctcctgcaggggcagatgtggttcagctggagcagtgctcctggagaaggtgcagttttcctctggaggtccagggatgatgtggaaaggtctggctttcctctggaatccagtggaaagaaggtcccttggtgtccaaaatgtcagtttttagctgggtaggaaaggcttggctcctcccctggctggagcatctcccagtgggatgatggaattttatcagtcatgcagtgggactgaatgggccagcagcagatgatatctcctggagggaggatgggctgtggaaagataaagatgattgcccagctggtttaaagatggcccattagcagataatatgtgccaggagatcagggtcactgccccacccggctgcagcagatggtgacagaattcacatttctggccacatcaacccaacacaacagGGAAGTGTCCAGGGTATGGAACACCCCTGACTATGGAAGAATCCAAGCTTTATTAGGGAAACAACTGGGTTAGACTGTGCTTGGCCTGTCCAAGGCCTGGTTGGGCGGGGGgtggaacagcctgggatagtggatGGTGGCACTGGATTGGCTTtatgatcccttccaacccagcccatccctgggctTTGGAGAGCCTGGatctcctccctgtccctcccctccagcaggTGCAAGtgatgaggagctgcagaagcagcagcaggagacagaggagaaggaggatgaTGAGGAAGCTCTTCGGAAAGCGCGGAACTGGGACGACTGGAAGGACACACACCCCCGGGGCTACGGCAACAGGCACAACATGGGCTGATGCTCTGGCTGTCAGCAGGGCCTGGAGATTCTGGGAGAACAgcctgcagagggaggaggaaataCAATGTACATAGGTGGAGcatccaggaattccctggatGGACAGGGGACAGGATGGCAGGAGGACACGTGACCCCTTGCTTTGGTTTGCATTCCGTGTCAGACTGGGGGCACTGGTCGTGTTTGGGGGGTGCCCCAGAGCTCTGAGGGGCAGCTCCATGAGGGTCAggctccctctgccctcccaggTGGAGGCAGCCTCCAAGGGGAGCTCCATGGATTTGAAAACTGCTCTTTGTATTGTGggtgaatatatttattttttttttcctctctattttaagcaaaataaagtCTCTTTGTGCTGCCTGATTCTTGCTGTGAAATTCTCTTGCTCTTCATCCTGAGCTTTTCCAGGGGATGAGCCCTGGATTCTCTCATGAAGCCCACAAGGGACAGAACTGGGATAAATGGTGCCATATTCCAAGACAAAGTAGTCAGTGTGCTTTTAAAACCCTCTAGAACAATCCCTGAATGGGGGAAAACTCTCTGAATCTCTCTGGCACCATTCCTgaatgaggaagaagaggacACACCTGgccctgagctggcacagagcaggtgtGTGCAGGAAGGTGAGGAATCACAGCTGGAACCTCTGGAAGTGCCCAGTGAGAGCTGGTAGCTGTGGATGGACTTGTTCCAAACCTGGTGAAACACTGGgatggaaaagcaaagcatgGCTGGCCCTTTGTGTCACCTGGACAGTGGGCTTCTGTAGAAATGTGGTGGTTTTCCCTCCTATTAGCAGGATTTGGGCAGCAATCCTTGTCCTCAGAACTGatccacacccagggagcctGCAGGGACTGTGGTTCTTTCTCCCAGGTTTATGGGTTCCAAATCTCCCAGGAAATGTTTCTAACGTTCCCACCACAATCCTGCAGGTGTGTTTATCCCTTTCCTACAGTGATGTTAGCCAGCACTTCTAGGAGCACCTCTGGACAGCTGGATCCTGAGGAGTAGCTTCAGGGATTTATTCCCTGTGGGAATATTCTCACTGTTCCTTGGGCTGTTGGCCTGAGGCACCACCTCAGTGCTGACTCCCTGCTGCTCCTATTTCccttttttgccattttcccCCTCAGTCCTCTCCAGGCAGTGCTCCAGACTCCCTGGGCAGGAGGCAGAGTgcccaccccagggctgggagcagcaggaatggtcTGGTGGCTGTGGAGCTTCAGGATGATATTTTTGGGTGTCTCTGAGGCTGTCACACGGCAGTGTTTGTGACATTCCCCCAGCGTGGACGCTACCATTCCCAGGGGAATGCAGCAAGAGCCATTCCCAGAGGAATTCAGCCCCTGCCAGGACTTTGCAAGGAGCAGCaacctcccagcacagccacagtgcCCCACCCTCTGTGTGACCCTTCCAGGACCACCAGCTCCTGTCCATGCTCCtaatcccagctggagcaggtcccCTCCCCTCAGCAGGGCCGGTGTCCCTCTGGTCACCTGGTTAAAGCCTCTGGACACACAGCCCGGCGCCCTGAGATTGCCAAACTCACCTTTCCACCCACAGcaccacagagctcctgccaccATGAAAACCATCATAGCAGCCTGCTCCCAGAACCTCAGTGGTAAGAGATTCCCAGAATGGGTTGGGATGGTTCCTGGTTCTCCAGCAATGTGAGGAGCTGGTGGTTGTCACTGTTGTCTGCTTGTTTaggggtgctgggagcagtttgAGATAACTCCATGGGAAAATGCACTGTTGCTCCACAGGGATGAAATTTTGGATGTTATTTGGGAATGTTACACACAAAATGCTCCCGGAAATTCAAAATGTTTGGCTTGCAGAGGCTCCTGTAGCTGTGGATGGGActgacagcagagccctggggggTTCTCTGTGTCTGTGGTGTGGACATCGATGGGGCTTTTCTAGGAAAAGGATGTTAAAAAGCAACAGTTTGGTGGGCACAAGTTTGCTGGGAAGAGCTCTGTGTCTTCCCTGGGAAAAAGAAGGGACTGGGTTCTGCAGgtggctgggattttggggatgtgtGGTGGGTGGAAGGGATTACTCAGAGCCCAGCATGCTGCATGggagaaaaggacaaaaattccccactggaaaaaaaccccatgggCCAGAGATTGCTCCAgtgtttaatttatttcacttgTGCCATTCCTGGTTTGGATTGAGCTGGGAAGAACTGAACCAGGGGTTTGTGGTTCTCCTCTGACCCGGGGTTCCCTGGCTTGGGgagccacagggacagggctgctcctgtgtCCCCCTGATTGTCTCTCTGGCCACCATGCAGATTTGGGGTGGTTTTCCCAAGAAAACAAGGCTCTTTGATGCTGGGGTGGCTCTCTGGGGTGGTCTCGGCATGGGGACCTTTGGCCAGGAGTGCTGCACTGGCAGGGCCGGTGCCTCAGGCCCATTTTGGGGAGCCAGGGAAGGGGCCAGGCTTGGAGTTTGGATcctggctgccagcccagggaggtTAATGGTTCACCAGGATCGGCTGGAGGGAAGGGGTGGCAGGGGCAGTGGAGTGGCTGCGCTGTCAGGGGTGTGTCCCTGTGGGGACAGAGCACGACAGCCACCCCCAGCCACGCTGGCCAGGCCTTGCAGCTGGCCTTGGCACTTGCTGGGGGTGGtgtctccctgctgtgccagctgagaaatccccaaatcccccgtGAGCCTGAGCATGCCAAGGAGGGCACGTGGTGGCACATGGAGCGGGATGTGCCACAGCTCTTGGTGCATGGAGCTTTTGGGCTTGGggtcccatcccatcccatcccatcccatcccatcccatcccatcccatcccatcccatcccatcccatcccatcccatcccatcccatcccatcccaatcatccctcctcccccagctgctcatctgttctggtttgaaggacaggtgtctgccaataaagacagaaacttctctttgagaTGGAGAATGCAACCCCACACCCtactccaaattattattataattttgaaattaaggggctctcaggcaaagataggggaattaggaataacaattctttactaggaaaattaaaatagaaatacagtattacaaagaacaatcccaaccctgccagagtcagaatccaagctgacacctgtcagtcagtcagggtgttggcacagtcccattcaatggtggctgcatcctcctgcagtggcagatgtggttcagctggagcagtgctcctggagaaggtgcagtttcctctgaagctccagggatgatgtggaaaggtctggctttcctctggaatccagtgaaaagaaggtcccttggtgtccaaaatgtcagtttttatctgggtaggaaaggcttggctcctcccctggctggagcatctcccagtgggatgatggaattttatcagtcatgcagtgggactgaatgggccagcagcagatgatatctcctggagggaggatgggctgtggaaaaataaagatgattgcccagctggtttaaagatggcccattagcagataatatgtgccaggagatcagggtcactgccccacctggctgcggcagatggtgacagaattcacatttctggccacatcaacccaacacatcATCCTTCCCATCCCACCTCCCGCCGGCGCTCCTGGGTGTCCCCCGGCAGCCCGGTGGCCCCACCCGCGTACGAGCCGTACTGTTTTGGGCGGGGCCGTGCCCTCCTCTCCGCAGGCAGCCGGGCCAGCATCCAGACCGCCCTGAGGACACTGCTGGCCGTGCCCTGGCCCTCGCAGCGCGATGTcggctctgctctgcagctcctggccgTGCTGCAGTGGGTgctcagcttcctgctgctgggtgagTGACTGGGGGGCTGCGGGGGATCCGGGGGGTCACACAGCCTCTCACCCCCTGCCCGGCTCCCGCAGGAATcttcagcctcctgctgctcgTCTACCTGCTCTTCACCAGCCTCTGGCTCATCCCCGTGCTCTACCTGGCCTGGATCATCTCCGATTGGGACACGCCGGAGAAAGGTGTGCTGGCCGTGTCCCcgctgctgccagctctgcagcaggatgggagTGGGGTCCCCCTTTCTCCAGGTCCCTCCCAGAATATGGGGAGCTCCACATCCCTCCCGCTCCTACCCTCCGCTCCCGCATCATCAGGGTGGGAAGAGGGATGCAGGAGGTTCAGGGGGAGCGCTTCCCTTGCGTCCTGCTGCccgctgggctgggctggccgTCACCTGCGGGTCCCCTCCCGGCTTTGCAGGTGGCAGGAGGCTGCCGTGCCTGCGGCGATGGACGGTGTGGAAGCACTTTCGGGATTATTTCCCGGTGAAGGTACGGCGCCGGGACGCGGTGGGACCACCCAAAAAGAGGTGCCACCGTCACGTTCCCACGACTTCTATTGTCCCCGCAGCTGGTGAAGACACACGACCTGTCCCCCAGGCACAACTACATCATCGGCTCGCACCCCCACGGCATCCTCTGCGTCGGCGCCTTCTGTAACTTCATCACGGGCTCCACGGGCTTCGAGGAGCTGTTCCCGGGCATCCGCTCCTCGCTCACCACGCTGGCCGGGAATTTCCGCCTGCCCGTGTTTCGGGAGTACCTGATGAGCGGGGGTGAGTGGTGCTTGCCCTGCCCAGCTCGGGTGGGGCTCCGGGAGAGCCCTGATCCCTCTGTGCGAAACACGGCGGGGATGCTGCTCTGCTTGCGTTGTGCCTGAGCGACAGCTTCACCTCGCACCTCGTCTGCACCTTGCCCAcaccctgcctgggctgcaccTTCACCCTGCTCGCAGCCTGCCTACACCCTGTCTGAACAGCTCCTACGCCTTGCCTGCTGCTTGTCTACACCCTGCTGCACCCTCCGCCCTCACtgcccccaccctgccctcGCTGCCCCCACCCTGCCCGCACCGCTCCCTGCCAGCACCTTTCCCTTTCTCATCCCCTGCCCGCACCTTTCCCATCCCCGGCTCGCACCTTTCCCTTTCTCATCCCCTGCCCGCACCTTTCCCATCCCCGGCTCGCACCTTTCCCACCCCATGCCCGCTCCGTGCCCGCTCCTTTCccacctcctgtccccacctttcccacctcctgtccccacctTTCCCACCTCCTGCCCGCTCCTTtcccaccccctgtccccacctttcccacctcctgtccccacctTTCCCGCTCCCTGCTCGCAGCAGAGGGAGCCCTCGCACTGTCCTTGCCCTGGTCCCTCCAGGTGCCATCTCTCGGGGGGACCCTCGGCGGTCCCCCCCGGGGGTCTGGGCGCTGCAGTGCCACAGTCCCGGTGCCCCGTCCCGCCGCAGGGCTGTTCCCGGTGACCCGCCGAGCCATCGGCTACCTGCTGTCCCAGCAAGGCACCGGTAACGCGGTGGCCATCGTCATCGGCGGCGCGGCCGAGTCGCTGTCCTGCCGGCCCGGAGTCACCACGCTCATCCTCAGGAACCGCAAGGGCTTCGTCCGCATGGCGCTGCGGCACGGGTGGGTCCCGGCTGGGTCACCGGCACCGCCACGCCCGCGGGTCCCGCCGGTCCCCAGCGCCCCGTCACCCCTCGCCGTGTCCCCTCCGCAGGGCCTTCCTCgtcccctccttctccttcgGGGAGAACGACCTGTTCCGCCAGGTGGTTTTTGAGGAGGGCAGCTGGATGAGGAGCATCCAGCGGCGCTTCCAGAAGATGATTGGCTTCGCTCCGTGCCTCTTCTACGGCCGCGGGCTCACCTCCTGCCGCTCCCGCGGCTTCCTGCCCTACGCCAGACCCATCACCACCGTGGGTGAGCGCCGGGGCTGCGGGTCCCCGGGGTGGGGTCGTGTCCCTAACCCCGAGCATGCCGCTGacccctcccctgtcccctgcccgCAGTGGGGGAGCCGCTGGCGGTGCCCAAGGTGGAGAACCCGAGCCGGGAGCTGGTGGATCGGTACCACGAGCTCTACATCAGTGCCCTGCTCAAGCTCTTCAACGAGAACAAGACCAAGTATGGGCTGTCCGAGTCAGACGAGCTGCACATCCTCTGAGTGCCACCCGCACCGTCCTGGCTCATGAGGGCTCTTGCAGGGGGGATTTCAGCCGGTCTGGCAatgggggacacacaggggacagtccCCACTCTGGCCTTTTGTTCCTCCGACCTGAAGGGGAGGTGGGAAGAGAGGGGGAAGCGAGGGGAAGATTGGGAAAGGCTCCCCCTTGCAGGGGTttggaggggctgtgggtgacacagctgctccctgcaaggggctggtgtggggctggggccagCAGTGGGCACGGTCCCCACGGGATAACCAAGTCACCACAGGCTCAGGGAGGGTGTCATGGGAGGAGGGATTGAcatggggtttttggggtggcaTCCTGATGATGAGTGGGACCAccctggggtgggagggggacACTCCTGGACAGGGGGATCTGTGGATGTGGCCTGAGCCAGGACCATGTGGCCCCAGATGAGCCTTTCCTGCCATCTCCATACCCAATACAGATTTCCAACCTCCCAaacctgtctgtgtgtgttcCAGAGGTTGGGATTGGCAGCACTGTGGTGGTACCCCTGCACTGCCCGCGTGGGTGCCCTTGTCACCCAGCGTGTCCCCTCCCTAGCAGTCCCATCTCCAGCTGGGGCAGCTTGGCAGGGCCCTTGCACCACTCAGGTGCAGCCAAGCAGCTCCTGGGTTCACCTGGGCCACGTTGGATATAATGGGAGGTGAGGGACAGCTCTGACTGGTTTAACTGGGTCAGGAGGGAGATCTGCTCTCAGCTCAGTGGTGAGTGAGGGTCTCTCTGAGGGGAACaggggtgtggggctgggatgggccATCCCTGGGGTGCTCTCCTTCACCTGGGCAGCTCTTGTGGGACatggctgtgtgtgacaccccAGTGATGCTCTGGGCACCCCTTTCTCAGGCATGTGCTGGCAGGACTTGCAGGGAGCGAAGGGGACAGGCCCTCCTGGGGCTCTTggtgtggggacagccctgtccctgtcccatccttGCCAGGCTGGCGTGGGAGAGTCAACAGCACTGATACCAatctcagagctctgctctgcgCAGGCACTTGGTCAAACAAAAGAGTTGGGTAAACATTTGAGGAGCAAACACCCATAAACGGAAATTCCCAAGAACCTTCCTGTCACCACGGGAGCTCCGGCTCATCCCTCCAGACCTGTCCCAGTGGATTTTCTCTGGGGTGAAGGTGATTGTCTTGTCTTCCTTATGGTGGAGGGAGAAACAGGCCTGAGGGTTGAGAGGGGAGGGGCTTTATTGGGGGTCATGGGCAGCAAGTGCCCTAGGCCATGTCACTTCTCCTCTGCCAAGGCTAGCAGTGTGACAGGGACATCTCTGAACCCACCCAGCgtgggctctgtccccaggtTCAGTTTGGTCCCCACATGTCATGgaagagctgtgcctgcccagggaggcACCAGTGTCCCTTCTCTGTCAGTCCCTCGTGTCCCCAAGAGTGccagggatggaacagcagCCTGCTGCCCCAAAAGAGCCTCCTCAGCGACCTTCCCATTCCCACGAGTgtctctcctgccctgcccagcaccagcaccctcCTCCCACGGCctctcagggcagggctgggcagggacagctcagctctgggccctTGGCAGCGCCCACATGAGGGGCTCAGCACCCTCCTCCGCTGCGCGCCGTCCCTCGGGTGGCACCGGCCGCGTGGCCGCCGTGGGTGAAGGGAGTGACCAGCGCCAGGTCCAGCGTGGGCACGGGCCGCAGGCGCtgcgcggccccgcggcgcAGCCGGCCCCGGTACTTGTCCCCCGCCATGAAGTACAGGATGGGGTCCAGGCAGCTGTTGATGCTGGCCAGCGGCCGCGTGATCTTGTAGGTGAAGTTGATGATGTTGAGGGTGCGGCAGTCGGCCTGGAAGTAGCGGGAGGTGTAGTAGAGGGTGCGGGTGATGTGGAAGGGCACGAAGCAGACGGCGAACACGGCGAGCACCACGACGATCATCTTGACGGAGCGCCTCTTGTAGGAGGGCGTGCGCAGGCCGGGGCTGGAGAAGCCGGGCTGGCAGAGGCGCTTGGCCATCAGGCAGTAGCACACCACGATGACCAGGAAGGGCACCCCGAAGAGCAGGGCCATGACGGAGGAGCTGTAGTGCACGTAGTGGTCGAACTCCTCGGGCTTGGTGGTGTCGTGGCACAGCGTGATGTTGCCCTTGGAGCTGGTGGTGACGAAGACGAGGTTGGGGATGAGGCAGACGGTGACCACCAGCCAGGCGGCCACGCAGATGATGCGGGCCTGCTTGGTCTTCACCCACTTGAGGGAGCGGATGGGGTGGCAGATGCCCATGTAGCGGTGCACGCTGATGCAGGTGAGGAAGAGGATGCTGCTGTACAGGTTGGCGTAGAAGAGGAAGCGCACGATCTTGCACAGCCCCGTCCCGAAGGGCCAGTTGTTGCGGTCGGCGTAGTAATAGaccagggtgggcagggacagcacgTAGAGCGTGTCCGACAGGGCCAGGTTCACCATGTAGGTGGTGGTGGCGTTCCAGGGCCTCATCCTGGAGATGAACATCCACAGGGCCCAGGAGTTGAGGGGCAGCCCCACCACGAAGACGATGCTGTAGGAGACGGGCAGCAGGATGAACTTGAACTCTTCGTTGAAGACACACTTTGCCTCGGGTGCCGCCGTGGTGTTCCCTCCCGGCCAGGGCGCCGGCGTCGGTGTCCACAGGGACACCGGGAACATCCTCACCGGAGTGGCCATGTCGTGCCAGCCAGACCTGGGGAGCAGTTCATGAAAGCACACTAGTCACTGATCTTGACCATTGTCAGGCACAAAGCGTGGAAGGGAGCCAAAGCTGCCAGATTTTCTCCCCCTCCAGGAGCTCCGGCCACTTTGATGGTTCTCTGGTTTTTCTCAACTTGGAGTGGGCTCTGCAAAGCCTCCCCTCCGCAGCCCTTGTGCTGACACTCATTAGTCCCCCATTAATCCCCCATTAATAATCCCTTTGagtgggctggggacacagagccctgtgctggggacagagccccgccaggcacagccccacgGCAGCCGAACAATGAGACCCTGATGAGCACCAGCAGCCCCCGGCCTCTTGGAAGCTGCCTCGGCCTAATTGGCACCATCCTGacaatgctgctgctcccagagggcTCCTTGGGAGAAGAAAGGCGGGAGGAGAAGAAAGGCTTGTCTGGGGGAATGTTGTGTCCCAGAGAAATCCTGGGGGAGCTGTTAGAGGAGCCTTTGGGAGAGTGTCCCTGGACAGCGAGGAGCCGCTGGCTGCCGGGTGCTGTCCGTAGGGAAGGGatgagctgagccctgtgcagaggagctggagccaAGCCCCAGCTCAAGGCAGAGCGAGTTCATCAGGCAGGACAttccctcctgtgctggcatCAAAGGCTGGGACCTGGGAACTCCTGGGAAGTCGGCCTGAGGACAGAACTCTCTTCTCGAGGGGACTGGGAGGGTCTGCCACCACCGTGGTGTCCAGCAAAGGACCAGTGAGGGTGGGCTGTGCCTTGACCCCTCCACCATCCCTGGTGTAATGATTCCTCCAACAGAGGATGGATGCTTGGATGAGTAacctgagagcaggagctgctgtgctgctagTGGAGCCAAAACCATATTTGATGGAGGGAATGCTGGAGCATCTCCAATTCCTTTTGTCCAAAACTCTCCCAGGAGGTGACAGGCACCAGGACAGGGGAGGActcagggctcagggatgcacaTAGCTGGAGCTGGAAGGACAAACCCTCTCAGGCTCCTTCATCCCTTGGCTCCCTCATCATCCCCCTCCTGTTTCCCTTTGTCCTGATGATGTGCAAGCTTCTCCCAGCAGGAATATCCCGCAGGGTGGATCAGTGGGATCATCCCTGCCACACCCTGCCTGGAGAGATACCTGTAGTTGACAGAGATGTTCATAAATGATTCAGCAGGCAGATGGGACAGCAGGGGCCCCTCCAGGCATCCTCCCGGGGCTCTGTTTGAGCTGAGGGCTGAGCTCCAGGCCCACATCCaacaccctgcagctcctggcccgCCACAGCTCCCGCCTTTATTGCAGGGATGAGTTCAGAGAGCAACAGGCAGGTCCTGATCAAACATTAACAGTGGGGAGAACTTGGATTGTTTTcccagaggcaggagagaaaacGGGTGACAGGAAAACCTGAGCTTGCAAGCAAGGTGCCAGTGGTGGCAGCCACATGTCCCCAAGCTGCTGAGGACATGAGGGACCAGGAGatttattctccttttccagcctctgaATGCAAAAATGCAAAGCCTTGAGCATgaccagagcagagctgttgcAGGT includes:
- the LOC130253175 gene encoding diacylglycerol O-acyltransferase 2-like produces the protein MKTIIAACSQNLSGSRASIQTALRTLLAVPWPSQRDVGSALQLLAVLQWVLSFLLLGIFSLLLLVYLLFTSLWLIPVLYLAWIISDWDTPEKGGRRLPCLRRWTVWKHFRDYFPVKLVKTHDLSPRHNYIIGSHPHGILCVGAFCNFITGSTGFEELFPGIRSSLTTLAGNFRLPVFREYLMSGGLFPVTRRAIGYLLSQQGTGNAVAIVIGGAAESLSCRPGVTTLILRNRKGFVRMALRHGAFLVPSFSFGENDLFRQVVFEEGSWMRSIQRRFQKMIGFAPCLFYGRGLTSCRSRGFLPYARPITTVVGEPLAVPKVENPSRELVDRYHELYISALLKLFNENKTKYGLSESDELHIL
- the P2RY4 gene encoding P2Y purinoceptor 4; this encodes MATPVRMFPVSLWTPTPAPWPGGNTTAAPEAKCVFNEEFKFILLPVSYSIVFVVGLPLNSWALWMFISRMRPWNATTTYMVNLALSDTLYVLSLPTLVYYYADRNNWPFGTGLCKIVRFLFYANLYSSILFLTCISVHRYMGICHPIRSLKWVKTKQARIICVAAWLVVTVCLIPNLVFVTTSSKGNITLCHDTTKPEEFDHYVHYSSSVMALLFGVPFLVIVVCYCLMAKRLCQPGFSSPGLRTPSYKRRSVKMIVVVLAVFAVCFVPFHITRTLYYTSRYFQADCRTLNIINFTYKITRPLASINSCLDPILYFMAGDKYRGRLRRGAAQRLRPVPTLDLALVTPFTHGGHAAGATRGTARSGGGC